In the genome of Balneola sp., one region contains:
- the aroB gene encoding 3-dehydroquinate synthase, with amino-acid sequence MSEVISVSTNSVDTYEIKIGKNLIKEASEFISAKFSSQKIFVIIDEKAYSNHSEYIDIGLSKDFERVIKYVVPSGETNKSLDQFSSVAHFVLQSGVERNTALLAIGGGVVGDLAGFVAASVLRGIPLIHMPTTLLAMVDSSIGGKTGINHTVGKNLLGAFYQPKAVFADIRFLKSLPKKEWVNGLSEILKYGMIEAPDIFEQLTLLTKNGKFASPKEWIPIISQSAQIKADIVSKDVKESGIREALNFGHTFAHVIENVGNYEKYSHGEAVFAGMFGAVSVSNAIGASIGLANLEQFKPLYDFNLSELSSTGKELTQLMLNDKKVKDNIIRLILLQELGDPFVKPFSETLLIEESWNALISEFS; translated from the coding sequence ATGTCTGAAGTCATTTCAGTTTCAACAAATTCAGTAGATACTTACGAAATAAAAATTGGAAAAAACCTCATAAAGGAGGCTTCTGAATTTATTTCTGCCAAATTCAGCTCCCAAAAAATCTTTGTCATTATTGATGAAAAGGCCTATTCCAATCACAGTGAGTATATCGATATAGGTCTTAGTAAAGATTTTGAACGGGTAATCAAATATGTGGTTCCTAGTGGGGAGACAAATAAAAGTCTGGATCAATTTTCAAGTGTTGCTCATTTCGTTTTACAAAGTGGAGTAGAGCGGAATACAGCGTTACTGGCAATTGGAGGTGGAGTGGTTGGTGACTTAGCGGGATTTGTTGCTGCAAGCGTGTTGAGGGGTATTCCTTTAATTCATATGCCCACTACGTTATTAGCAATGGTTGATAGTTCAATAGGGGGAAAAACCGGGATTAATCATACCGTTGGAAAAAATTTATTAGGAGCATTTTATCAACCGAAAGCAGTTTTTGCTGATATTCGTTTTTTGAAATCTTTGCCTAAAAAAGAATGGGTAAACGGATTAAGTGAGATTTTAAAATACGGAATGATTGAGGCTCCGGATATTTTTGAACAATTGACCTTGCTCACCAAGAATGGAAAGTTTGCCTCTCCAAAGGAATGGATTCCAATTATAAGTCAGAGCGCACAAATTAAAGCAGATATAGTGTCAAAAGATGTGAAGGAGTCTGGTATTAGAGAAGCACTCAATTTTGGACATACCTTTGCTCATGTAATTGAAAATGTAGGTAATTATGAAAAGTACTCCCATGGTGAGGCCGTTTTTGCAGGAATGTTTGGAGCTGTTTCGGTTTCTAATGCAATAGGTGCAAGTATAGGATTAGCCAATTTAGAGCAGTTTAAACCGTTGTATGACTTTAATTTGAGTGAACTATCATCTACCGGAAAAGAGCTTACGCAGCTAATGTTGAACGACAAGAAAGTAAAGGACAATATTATTCGATTAATTCTCCTTCAAGAATTAGGTGATCCTTTTGTTAAGCCTTTTTCCGAAACTTTATTGATTGAAGAGAGTTGGAATGCGTTGATCTCGGAGTTCTCGTGA
- a CDS encoding shikimate kinase — protein MNDYRLNRFQGSIFLTGFMASGKSTIGRLVAELINRPFVDLDEIIEEKERKSIKDIFKEEGEKYFRDKEREYLLELTKNFSGVIALGGGALQNQRIIDQLKLRGLLVLIKIPLEVIIERVSRNKNRPITLDAEGKIKSRETLLNELKSLYLSREGLYSQAQITVESDGYRPKEEIAQILIEKLKRHV, from the coding sequence ATGAATGACTACAGATTGAATCGATTTCAAGGAAGTATTTTTTTAACCGGATTTATGGCTTCGGGTAAGTCTACAATAGGTAGGTTAGTTGCAGAATTAATAAATAGACCTTTTGTTGATCTTGATGAGATAATCGAAGAAAAGGAAAGAAAGTCGATTAAAGACATATTCAAAGAAGAAGGAGAAAAATATTTCAGAGATAAAGAAAGGGAATACCTCTTAGAGCTAACAAAAAACTTTTCCGGAGTAATTGCTTTAGGAGGAGGGGCTCTGCAAAATCAAAGGATAATTGACCAACTAAAACTACGCGGTCTTCTCGTACTTATTAAGATACCCTTAGAGGTAATTATAGAGCGAGTTTCGAGGAATAAAAACCGGCCAATTACTCTTGATGCAGAAGGAAAAATAAAATCGAGAGAAACTCTGTTAAACGAGCTTAAAAGCTTATATTTAAGTCGTGAAGGGTTGTATTCTCAGGCGCAAATTACTGTGGAAAGTGATGGTTATCGACCCAAAGAAGAAATAGCTCAAATACTTATTGAAAAGCTCAAAAGGCATGTCTGA
- a CDS encoding DUF814 domain-containing protein has product MNYYELIYLKRELKNKLSNAVIELATTPFKNTLELYIKGDSESSRLIFNTSPGNISLFLDSYRPPKKANRITFFEDVYLTPIQGVELVKNDRIISIEFGDGKALLFKLFSSRANAYLIEEGIIAELFKDFGEIGSATPKAKSQTLFEVTGEGKTAKKILIESNPMLPRADLDDLVNYHGLEELTTDGIIEFSKELTTALENEAEFRLLTNGETTVFPERIFPSSTERFFESINELILWRTKNYSGRLRFNQRKNIHIKSLKKQLQRTEAVLKNLEKAEGGLNRAQDYEQKGHILMANAHKGMPESTKLIAVDFYNNNEELVIEVNQELSIAENASKFYERSSNSKKSYFEAREKIPVLKQRKDQLVNLISKLDEVSDFFALNDWEKKNKDDLILFKNTSNNEKNAALPFHLMDVLGYEIWIGKNAKSNDKLVQLSHKEDVWLHARGVSGSHVIIRMRNQKSMPDKEVVQKVAAYAAYNSKAKGAGLVPVIYTKRKFVRKPKGAAPGAVLVQKEQVEFVEPEKP; this is encoded by the coding sequence TTGAATTATTACGAGCTAATATATTTAAAGCGGGAGCTGAAAAACAAATTATCAAATGCTGTAATTGAATTGGCAACAACGCCTTTCAAAAACACACTTGAGCTGTATATAAAAGGAGATTCGGAAAGTTCCCGATTAATATTCAATACGTCTCCGGGTAATATTTCACTCTTCCTTGATAGCTATCGTCCTCCAAAAAAAGCGAATCGGATTACCTTTTTTGAGGATGTTTATTTAACACCCATTCAGGGAGTAGAATTGGTTAAAAATGATCGGATTATTTCTATAGAATTTGGGGATGGAAAAGCACTTTTGTTCAAGCTGTTTAGCTCACGAGCAAATGCGTATTTAATTGAAGAAGGTATAATTGCCGAACTATTCAAGGATTTCGGTGAAATTGGTTCAGCTACTCCTAAAGCCAAGAGTCAAACACTATTTGAAGTAACAGGGGAGGGTAAAACGGCTAAGAAAATACTGATCGAAAGTAACCCGATGCTCCCAAGGGCTGATTTAGACGATCTAGTCAATTACCACGGTTTGGAAGAGCTTACAACTGATGGGATTATCGAATTTTCCAAAGAGTTAACTACAGCATTGGAAAATGAGGCAGAATTCAGATTATTAACAAATGGAGAAACAACGGTTTTTCCTGAAAGGATTTTTCCTTCAAGTACAGAAAGATTTTTCGAAAGTATAAATGAGCTAATTCTATGGCGAACTAAGAATTACTCTGGTCGACTAAGATTTAATCAAAGAAAAAATATTCATATCAAATCGTTAAAAAAGCAATTACAGCGAACTGAGGCTGTGCTCAAGAATCTAGAAAAAGCAGAAGGCGGTCTTAACCGTGCTCAAGATTATGAGCAAAAGGGGCATATTCTAATGGCTAATGCACACAAGGGGATGCCTGAAAGCACGAAGCTTATAGCAGTCGATTTTTATAATAACAATGAGGAGCTTGTAATAGAAGTAAATCAAGAGTTAAGTATCGCAGAAAATGCTTCTAAGTTTTACGAACGCTCTTCAAATTCTAAGAAATCATATTTCGAAGCCCGAGAAAAAATTCCTGTGTTGAAGCAAAGAAAAGACCAATTAGTAAACTTGATATCCAAACTTGATGAAGTAAGTGATTTTTTTGCATTAAATGATTGGGAGAAAAAGAATAAAGACGATCTTATATTATTCAAAAACACCTCTAATAATGAAAAAAATGCTGCTCTTCCGTTTCATCTAATGGATGTTTTAGGTTATGAAATCTGGATAGGTAAAAATGCGAAGAGTAACGATAAACTGGTTCAACTATCGCATAAGGAAGATGTATGGTTACATGCACGAGGAGTATCCGGGTCACATGTAATTATCAGGATGAGGAATCAAAAGAGTATGCCAGATAAAGAGGTAGTACAAAAAGTAGCAGCGTATGCAGCGTATAATTCTAAAGCAAAGGGTGCTGGATTGGTACCAGTAATTTACACTAAGAGGAAATTTGTACGGAAACCGAAAGGAGCAGCTCCCGGTGCGGTCCTGGTTCAAAAAGAACAGGTTGAATTTGTTGAGCCTGAAAAACCATAA
- a CDS encoding integration host factor subunit beta, with translation MTKADIVDIISSSVGLTKVETEAVVNGFMETVVDAMKRGETIELRGFGSFKVVKRAQRVARNPKTNVEVIVPEQFAPVLKMSRDFKEAVNESMSAKI, from the coding sequence ATGACGAAAGCAGATATCGTAGATATTATATCATCATCAGTAGGGCTTACCAAAGTTGAAACTGAGGCTGTTGTAAATGGCTTCATGGAAACAGTGGTTGATGCCATGAAAAGGGGTGAGACTATTGAGCTTCGTGGCTTTGGGAGCTTTAAAGTAGTAAAAAGAGCTCAGCGAGTTGCACGAAATCCTAAAACCAATGTGGAAGTAATTGTACCTGAGCAGTTTGCTCCTGTGTTAAAAATGTCCAGGGACTTCAAAGAAGCGGTTAATGAATCCATGTCCGCTAAAATTTGA